From a single Centropristis striata isolate RG_2023a ecotype Rhode Island chromosome 14, C.striata_1.0, whole genome shotgun sequence genomic region:
- the galnt12 gene encoding polypeptide N-acetylgalactosaminyltransferase 12, whose protein sequence is MALCGRRNRPKLLFFIFGATFVGYLIFFRHNSGDVSATNRREAPGEREVANEDLKKPVCERPPLDLNALGEMGRAVKLNLNAEEKRKEEESLKKHQINIYVSDKVSLHRRLPERWNPLCRELKYDYRSLPTTSVVIAFYNEAWSTLLRTVHSVLETSPDILLKEVVLVDDYSDRDHLKEPLERHIAGLRKVRLIRATKREGLVRARLLGASITTGDVLTFLDCHCECHDGWLEPLLHRIKEEPSAVVCPVIDVIDWNTFQYLGNSGEPQIGGFDWRLVFTWHTVPDYEQKRRRSAIDVIRSPTMAGGLFAVSKNYFHYLGTYDTGMEVWGGENLEFSFRIWQCGGSLEIHPCSHVGHVFPKKAPYSRSKALANSVRAAEVWMDEYKDVYYHRNPHARLEAFGDVSERRNLRTKLGCKNFRWYLDNIYPDIHVPEDQPGMFGMLKNRGKTNYCFDYNPVDEHVVVGQRVILYPCHGMGQNQFFEYSSDGEIRYNTREPAGCVVGDNISTYLTLQLCRKRGQSVPVDQKFILRKDGSLYHAVSQKCVQAVDKTDNGTPAPSLQPCSDSLHQKWFFEERI, encoded by the exons ATGGCACTCTGCGGAAGAAGGAACCGACCCAAGTTACTTTTCTTCATCTTTGGTGCCACTTTTGTGGggtatctaatattttttagacACAACTCCGGGGACGTGAGCGCGACAAATCGACGAGAGGCCCCCGGAGAGCGAGAGGTGGCAAATGAAGACCTAAAGAAGCCCGTCTGCGAGAGGCCCCCCTTGGATTTAAATGCCTTGGGTGAAATGGGGAGAGCCGTCAAGCTGAATCTGAACgcagaggagaaaagaaaagaggaggaaagcTTAAAAAAGCACCAGATTAACATTTATGTCAGTGATAAAGTGTCGCTACACCGCAGGCTGCCAGAGAGATGGAACCCCCT ctgcagagagCTGAAGTATGACTACCGGTCCCTGCCAACAACCTCTGTGGTCATCGCCTTCTACAACGAGGCCTGGTCCACGCTGTTGAGGACAGTCCACAGCGTGCTGGAGACGTCGCCCGACATCCTGCTAAAAGAGGTGGTGCTGGTGGACGACTATAGCGATAGAG ATCATCTGAAGGAGCCATTGGAGAGGCACATAGCAGGTTTGAGGAAGGTGCGTCTGATCCGGGCCACCAAGAGGGAAGGGTTGGTGCGAGCCCGTTTGCTCGGGGCGTCCATTACCACAGGCGACGTGCTGACCTTCCTGGACTGTCACTGCGAGTGTCACGACGGCTGGTTAGAGCCCCTGCTCCACAG GATCAAAGAGGAGCCTTCGGCTGTGGTGTGTCCTGTCATTGATGTGATTGACTGGAACACCTTCCAGTACTTGGGGAACTCTGGGGAACCCCAGATCGGGGGGTTTGATTGGCGGTTGGTCTTTACCTGGCACACTGTTCCAGATTATGAACAGAAACGCAGACGATCGGCCATTGATGTCATCAG GTCTCCTACAATGGCAGGCGGTCTGTTTGCTGTGAGCAAGAACTACTTCCATTACCTGGGGACATACGACACGGGGATGGAGGTGTGGGGAGGAGAGAACCTGGAATTCTCCTTCAGG ATTTGGCAGTGTGGGGGCAGCCTGGAGATCCACCCCTGCTCCCATGTGGGGCATGTGTTCCCTAAAAAGGCCCCTTACTCGCGGAGCAAAGCTCTGGCAAACAGCGTGAGAGCTGCTGAGGTCTGGATGGATGAATACAAAGACGTCTACTACCATCGAAACCCCCACGCACGACTG GAGGCCTTTGGAGACGTGAGCGAGCGGAGGAACCTGAGAACAAAGCTCGGCTGTAAGAACTTCAGGTGGTATCTGGATAATATTTACCCTGATATTCACGTCCCAGAGGATCAGCCAGGCATGTTTGGAATG CTGAAGAACCGAGGCAAGACCAACTACTGCTTTGACTACAACCCTGTAGACGAACACGTCGTGGTGGGCCAAAGGGTCATCCTCTACCCATGTCACGGCATGGGTCAGAACCAG TTTTTTGAATACTCTTCGGATGGCGAGATCCGATACAACACTAGGGAACCTGCTGGCTGCGTCGTAGGCGACAACATCAGCACCTACCTGACTCTCCAGCTGTGTCGGAAACGAGGGCAGTCTGTACCTGTAGACCAGAAATTTATCCTCAGAAAG GACGGGAGCCTGTATCACGCGGTGAGCCAGAAGTGCGTTCAGGCGGTAGACAAGACAGACAACGGGACGCCAGCCCCCTCACTCCAACCGTGCTCTGACAGCCTCCACCAAAAGTGGTTCTTTGAGGAGAGAATTTAA